A window from Pseudomonas sp. Tri1 encodes these proteins:
- a CDS encoding GNAT family N-acetyltransferase — MSLKPNQNPPVILVPAQQSDSDSLVNIRIEAMRESLERVGRFDPIRARERFLSGFEPRYTRHIEVSGRRVGFVVVKHHNSELLLDHLYVKPDAQGSGIGSAVLDHIFKEADAAALPIRVGALKESASNRFYIRHGFQFVESSEFDNYYVRQSVGETCG; from the coding sequence ATGTCCCTCAAGCCCAATCAAAACCCTCCAGTCATTTTGGTCCCCGCTCAACAAAGCGACTCGGACTCTCTGGTGAATATTCGAATCGAGGCCATGCGCGAAAGTCTGGAGCGTGTGGGGCGATTTGATCCGATACGCGCACGCGAGCGATTTCTCAGTGGTTTCGAACCTCGCTACACGCGCCACATCGAGGTGTCGGGAAGGAGGGTTGGATTCGTTGTGGTCAAGCATCACAACAGTGAGCTCTTGCTTGACCACTTGTATGTGAAACCAGATGCGCAAGGGTCAGGAATAGGCTCTGCCGTTCTCGATCATATTTTCAAGGAAGCGGATGCAGCCGCGCTCCCGATAAGGGTTGGCGCCCTTAAAGAAAGCGCCTCGAATCGCTTTTACATCCGCCACGGCTTCCAATTCGTCGAAAGCAGTGAGTTCGACAATTATTATGTTCGGCAGAGCGTTGGTGAAACCTGTGGGTGA
- a CDS encoding DUF1206 domain-containing protein — protein sequence MSPHQSLVLLARGGYAARGVIYLIIGIFALLAAQDSSKSKDSHSSLEVLLSQPFGHALVGLVVMGLLAFAGWRVLQATRDVDHHGKELKGLVIRAGLLAGGLINGALAFFALGLLISGLKGSGGSGGDQTQDLLARLLSWDHSNVLIYLIALIPLGVGIAHIIKGWKASFEKYFEADEDVMRYVRPVSRFGLIARGVVFIEIALLLIISGSTYKAMDPPGMKDALDALQNLPAGGVVLMVMALGLIAFSVYSFSEAAWRKINMDVPGMSGT from the coding sequence ATGTCCCCACATCAAAGCCTGGTTTTACTTGCGCGGGGCGGTTATGCCGCTCGAGGCGTCATTTATCTGATCATCGGCATCTTCGCCTTGCTGGCGGCGCAAGACTCGAGCAAATCGAAGGATAGTCACAGCAGCCTGGAAGTATTGTTGAGCCAGCCATTCGGCCATGCTTTAGTCGGCCTGGTGGTGATGGGTCTACTTGCCTTCGCCGGGTGGCGTGTGTTGCAGGCAACCCGTGATGTCGATCATCACGGTAAAGAACTCAAAGGCTTGGTGATTCGGGCAGGTTTGTTGGCTGGAGGTTTGATCAACGGCGCACTGGCATTTTTTGCGTTGGGTTTGCTGATCAGTGGTCTCAAAGGCTCGGGCGGCTCAGGCGGCGATCAGACCCAGGATCTACTGGCGCGCCTGCTGTCCTGGGATCACTCGAATGTGCTGATTTACCTCATCGCACTGATACCGCTTGGCGTCGGCATTGCTCATATCATCAAGGGCTGGAAGGCGTCGTTCGAGAAGTACTTCGAAGCTGACGAGGACGTCATGCGCTATGTGCGCCCGGTGTCACGCTTCGGTCTAATCGCCCGTGGCGTCGTCTTCATTGAAATCGCCCTGCTGCTCATCATCAGCGGCTCGACTTATAAAGCCATGGACCCACCCGGCATGAAAGACGCCCTCGATGCACTGCAAAACCTGCCGGCCGGTGGCGTGGTTTTAATGGTGATGGCGTTGGGGCTGATCGCGTTTTCGGTCTACAGCTTTTCCGAAGCGGCCTGGCGCAAGATAAACATGGATGTACCTGGAATGTCGGGAACATAG
- a CDS encoding nuclear transport factor 2 family protein, translating to MTIWMSSAMRLQAAALCLLFSISTVNASETMTQDANAHQVRQAFTNWQQGKGTVFDLLAPDAVWTVAGSSPVSVVYNSKTDLMERAVKPISARLASPISPTVQSIVAEDDVVVVLWNGKATALDQRPYNNTYLWHMTFKDGRVTEVNAFLDTYVLDDLLRRVKPVQQ from the coding sequence ATGACTATATGGATGAGTTCGGCGATGCGTCTTCAGGCCGCCGCACTGTGTTTGTTATTTTCAATCAGCACAGTTAACGCGTCGGAAACAATGACACAAGACGCCAATGCACATCAGGTGCGCCAAGCGTTCACGAACTGGCAACAAGGCAAAGGCACTGTGTTCGATCTGCTGGCGCCTGACGCTGTATGGACTGTTGCCGGATCAAGCCCGGTGTCTGTTGTATATAACAGCAAGACCGATTTAATGGAGCGGGCCGTTAAGCCGATCAGCGCTCGGCTGGCCAGCCCTATCTCTCCCACCGTCCAAAGCATCGTTGCCGAAGACGATGTCGTGGTCGTTCTATGGAACGGCAAGGCCACAGCCCTGGATCAAAGGCCCTACAACAACACCTACCTCTGGCACATGACCTTCAAGGACGGCCGGGTCACTGAAGTAAACGCCTTTCTGGATACCTACGTACTGGACGATCTTTTGCGTCGTGTAAAACCTGTGCAGCAATAA
- a CDS encoding crotonase/enoyl-CoA hydratase family protein: MSDLIAYHLEDGIATLTLNNGKVNAISPDVIAAFNVALDQATADRAVVIITGQPGILSGGYDLKVMTAGPKEAVSLVTAGSTLARRLLSHPFPVVVACPGHAVAKGAFLLLSADYRIGVDGPFSIGLNEVQIGMTMHHAGIELARDRLRKSAFHRSVINAEMFNPQGAVDAGFLDKVVSAEELQSAALEAARQLKKINMSAHKNTKLKVRKALLETLDSAILLDQEHMG; encoded by the coding sequence ATGAGCGACCTGATTGCCTACCATCTCGAAGACGGTATCGCGACCCTGACCTTGAACAACGGCAAGGTCAATGCCATTTCGCCGGATGTGATCGCCGCGTTCAACGTTGCGCTGGACCAGGCGACGGCGGATCGGGCGGTGGTGATCATTACCGGGCAGCCGGGGATTTTGTCGGGTGGTTACGATCTGAAGGTGATGACCGCTGGTCCCAAGGAAGCGGTGAGCCTGGTCACGGCCGGTTCGACCCTGGCCCGTCGCCTGTTGTCACACCCCTTCCCTGTCGTTGTCGCTTGCCCCGGGCATGCGGTGGCCAAGGGCGCGTTCCTGCTGCTGTCGGCGGACTACCGCATTGGTGTGGACGGGCCGTTCAGCATTGGCCTGAATGAGGTACAGATCGGCATGACCATGCACCATGCGGGTATCGAACTGGCCCGTGATCGCCTGCGCAAGTCGGCGTTTCATCGCTCGGTGATCAATGCCGAGATGTTCAACCCACAGGGCGCGGTGGATGCAGGTTTCCTCGACAAGGTGGTGTCGGCAGAAGAACTGCAGAGCGCAGCTCTGGAAGCGGCGCGTCAGTTGAAGAAAATCAACATGTCCGCCCACAAGAACACCAAGCTGAAGGTTCGCAAAGCCCTGCTGGAAACGCTGGACAGCGCGATTCTGCTGGATCAGGAACACATGGGCTGA
- a CDS encoding 1-acylglycerol-3-phosphate O-acyltransferase, translated as MLFVLRMSLMALHFVLAGMLGVILGLCRPFNPDNSRLCARLYALPAMCILRLRVKAEVSTLVDKPQSCVIIANHQSNYDLFVFGNVVPRRTVCIGKKSLKWVPLFGQLFWLAGNVLIDRGNAIKARRSMLTTTHTLQHEDTSIWVFPEGTRNLGEDLLPFKKGAFQMAIAAGVPIVPVCVSSYIKHMQLNRWRSGDILIRSLPAIPTAGLSMDDMPQLIAQCRELMRECIATLDRQLQAA; from the coding sequence ATGCTGTTTGTACTGCGTATGTCATTGATGGCCCTGCATTTTGTCCTCGCGGGTATGCTCGGTGTAATCCTGGGCCTGTGCCGACCGTTCAATCCGGACAACAGCCGTTTATGCGCAAGATTGTATGCATTGCCCGCCATGTGCATCTTGCGCCTGCGGGTGAAGGCTGAGGTCAGCACGCTGGTGGATAAACCGCAGAGCTGCGTGATCATCGCCAACCACCAATCCAACTATGACCTGTTCGTGTTCGGCAACGTGGTGCCGCGCCGCACCGTGTGCATCGGCAAGAAGAGCCTGAAGTGGGTGCCGCTGTTCGGACAACTGTTCTGGTTGGCGGGCAACGTGTTGATCGACCGGGGCAATGCGATCAAGGCGCGCCGGTCGATGCTGACCACCACCCATACGCTGCAGCATGAGGATACGTCGATCTGGGTGTTCCCAGAGGGCACGCGCAATCTTGGCGAGGACTTGCTGCCATTCAAGAAAGGCGCCTTTCAGATGGCGATAGCCGCCGGGGTGCCGATTGTTCCGGTGTGTGTCAGCAGTTACATCAAGCACATGCAGCTCAATCGCTGGCGCAGCGGTGACATTCTCATACGCTCGCTGCCGGCCATTCCCACGGCGGGACTGAGTATGGACGACATGCCCCAGCTCATCGCCCAGTGCCGTGAGCTGATGCGCGAGTGCATCGCGACACTGGACCGGCAGCTGCAGGCCGCTTGA
- a CDS encoding magnesium and cobalt transport protein CorA, with translation MGRVVAAAVYSAGKKVTNITLDEGSAWAAKPGHFVWIGLEEPSALELTNLQRQFNLHELAIEDAMEKHSRPKLETFGDALFIVTYSPIRKDGKLQFIETHIFAGKGYIITARNGHSASYAHVRQRCEARPLLLKHGEDFVLYAILDFVIENYQPMGEAIHAEIDELERNVMCSSLNERDIQNLHSLRRDVLRLRRYAAPMVEISEELQRLDFPFIDKNMSPYFRDVQIHVTRQMEDLATLADIASQTIEVGVLLEASRQSVVQRKFAAWAAILAFPTAVAGIYGMNFQDMPELSWQYGYFAVLGVIAVGCSSLWWSFKRSGWL, from the coding sequence ATGGGTAGAGTCGTTGCTGCTGCGGTATACAGCGCCGGAAAGAAAGTCACCAATATCACCCTTGACGAAGGCAGCGCCTGGGCCGCCAAACCTGGTCATTTTGTATGGATCGGCCTGGAAGAGCCCAGTGCCCTGGAGCTGACCAACCTGCAGCGTCAATTCAATCTGCATGAATTGGCGATCGAAGACGCGATGGAGAAGCACAGCCGGCCCAAGCTGGAGACCTTTGGCGATGCGCTGTTTATCGTCACCTATTCGCCAATACGCAAGGACGGCAAGCTGCAGTTCATCGAAACCCATATCTTTGCCGGTAAGGGCTACATCATCACCGCCCGTAACGGTCACTCAGCGTCCTACGCCCACGTCCGACAACGCTGTGAGGCGCGTCCTCTTTTGCTGAAACATGGGGAAGATTTTGTCCTCTATGCCATTCTTGATTTCGTGATTGAAAACTACCAGCCGATGGGTGAAGCCATTCACGCTGAAATCGATGAGCTGGAGCGCAATGTCATGTGCAGCTCCCTGAACGAGCGGGATATCCAGAACCTGCACAGCTTGCGTCGCGACGTGTTGCGCCTGCGTCGCTACGCGGCGCCGATGGTGGAGATCAGTGAAGAGTTGCAGAGACTCGACTTCCCCTTCATCGACAAGAACATGAGCCCGTATTTCCGCGATGTGCAGATTCATGTCACGCGGCAAATGGAAGACCTGGCGACCCTGGCCGACATCGCCAGCCAGACCATCGAAGTCGGCGTGTTGCTGGAAGCGTCGCGCCAGAGCGTGGTGCAACGCAAGTTCGCGGCGTGGGCGGCGATCCTCGCGTTTCCCACGGCAGTGGCCGGGATCTATGGGATGAACTTCCAGGATATGCCGGAGTTGAGCTGGCAATACGGGTATTTTGCCGTGCTGGGGGTCATTGCGGTGGGATGCTCCTCGTTGTGGTGGAGCTTCAAGCGTTCGGGGTGGTTGTAA
- a CDS encoding amidotransferase has protein sequence MSLRICILETDILRPELVDQYQGYGQMFQRLFSQQPVAAEFTVYNVMEGHYPSDDEQFDAYLVTGSKADSFGTDPWIQTLKTYLLGRYQRGDKLLGVCFGHQLLALLLGGKTERATQGWGVGTHRYKLAAKAPWMSPVMEELTLLISHQDQVTQLPENATVIASSDFCPFAAYHINDQVLCFQGHPEFIHDYSRALLEIRQQHLGEQIYSQGVASLAHEHHGTTVAEWMMRFVAHKPQAEAAQG, from the coding sequence ATGTCGCTACGCATCTGCATTCTGGAAACCGATATCCTGCGTCCGGAACTGGTCGACCAATATCAGGGTTACGGGCAGATGTTCCAGCGCCTGTTTTCACAACAGCCTGTTGCGGCCGAGTTTACTGTGTACAACGTGATGGAAGGCCATTACCCCAGCGATGATGAGCAGTTCGACGCCTACCTCGTGACCGGTAGCAAGGCTGATTCTTTTGGCACCGATCCGTGGATTCAAACCCTCAAGACTTACCTGCTGGGCCGCTACCAGCGTGGCGACAAGCTGCTGGGCGTGTGTTTCGGCCATCAACTGTTGGCGTTGTTGCTGGGCGGCAAGACCGAACGTGCCACCCAGGGTTGGGGTGTCGGTACCCATCGCTATAAACTCGCGGCCAAGGCGCCGTGGATGAGCCCGGTGATGGAAGAACTGACCCTGCTGATCAGTCATCAGGACCAGGTTACCCAATTACCCGAAAACGCCACGGTCATCGCCTCCAGCGATTTCTGCCCGTTCGCCGCCTATCACATCAACGATCAGGTGCTGTGTTTCCAGGGCCACCCGGAATTCATCCACGACTATTCCCGGGCCTTGTTGGAGATTCGCCAGCAGCATCTCGGCGAGCAGATTTACAGCCAGGGTGTGGCGAGCCTGGCCCACGAGCACCATGGCACCACGGTGGCGGAGTGGATGATGCGTTTCGTTGCTCACAAGCCACAGGCCGAAGCCGCCCAAGGCTAA
- a CDS encoding 3-hydroxyacyl-CoA dehydrogenase NAD-binding domain-containing protein, translating to MTDAIRYEIGQDRIVVLTLDMPGQSANTMNAVYREAMAACVARLTAERDSITGVIITSAKKTFFAGGDLNELIKVGKPEAKAFYDMVLGLKAQLRVLETLGKPVVAAINGAALGGGWEICLACHHRVALEHPSLQIGLPEVTLGLLPGGGGVVRMVRLLGLEKALPYLLEGKKVGPQHALQAGLIDELAKDRDELLAKARAWILANPNVVQPWDAKGYQIPGGTPSDPKVAQMLAIAPSILRNKTQGCLPAPEKILCAAVEGAQVDFATAHLIETRYFTELTSGQVAKNLIGTFWFQLNEIKAGGSRPQGFAPYLTKKVGVLGAGMMGAGIAYVSAVAGIEVVLKDIDRSAAEKGKARSAMLLDQKVARSQLTSEQRETTLARIHTTNSDADLAGCDLIIEAVFEDRALKAKVSAAAQAVAGHDAVVASNTSTLPISGLAMAVADPTKFIGLHFFSPVEKMPLVEIIKGARTSDETLARGFDFVLQINKTPIVVNDSRGFFTSRVFGTFTNEGIAMLGEGVSAPMIETEARKAGMPVGPLAVSDEVSLSLMSHIRKQTAQDLKLEGKTPVEHPAFAVIDLLLNEYKRPGKAAGAGFYEYPAGGPKHLWPGLKSRFEKADGQISPQDIRDRLLFIQALETVRCVEEGVLTSTAEANVGSIFGIGFAAWTGGALQFINQYGLQDFVARAQYLAEQYGERFSPPALLLNKAVRQELF from the coding sequence ATGACCGATGCCATCCGTTACGAAATTGGCCAGGACCGGATCGTCGTCCTGACCCTGGACATGCCAGGGCAAAGCGCCAACACCATGAATGCCGTGTACCGCGAGGCGATGGCTGCCTGCGTCGCCCGTTTGACCGCCGAAAGAGATTCGATTACCGGCGTGATCATCACCTCGGCGAAGAAAACCTTTTTCGCCGGCGGTGACCTCAATGAGCTGATCAAGGTCGGCAAGCCCGAGGCCAAGGCTTTCTACGACATGGTTCTGGGACTAAAGGCGCAGCTGCGCGTTTTGGAAACCTTGGGCAAACCCGTGGTGGCGGCCATCAATGGCGCGGCCCTTGGCGGTGGCTGGGAGATCTGCCTGGCGTGCCATCATCGTGTGGCACTGGAGCATCCATCGCTGCAGATCGGCCTGCCGGAAGTCACCCTTGGCCTCCTGCCGGGCGGCGGTGGGGTGGTGCGAATGGTGCGCCTGCTCGGGTTGGAAAAGGCCTTGCCGTATCTGCTCGAGGGTAAGAAGGTGGGCCCGCAACATGCGCTGCAGGCGGGTTTGATCGATGAGCTGGCGAAGGACCGCGATGAGCTGCTGGCCAAAGCCCGGGCCTGGATTCTCGCCAACCCCAACGTGGTCCAGCCATGGGACGCGAAGGGCTATCAGATTCCGGGTGGCACGCCGTCGGACCCGAAAGTCGCACAAATGCTGGCGATTGCTCCCTCGATCCTGCGTAACAAGACCCAGGGTTGCCTGCCAGCACCAGAGAAAATTCTCTGCGCCGCGGTGGAGGGCGCCCAGGTGGATTTCGCCACCGCTCACCTGATCGAAACCCGCTACTTCACCGAGCTGACCAGCGGCCAGGTGGCCAAGAACCTGATCGGTACCTTCTGGTTCCAGCTCAACGAGATCAAGGCTGGCGGTTCGCGCCCACAGGGTTTTGCGCCGTATCTGACAAAGAAGGTCGGCGTGCTTGGAGCGGGCATGATGGGCGCTGGTATTGCCTACGTCAGCGCCGTGGCCGGCATTGAAGTGGTGCTCAAGGATATCGACCGAAGCGCTGCCGAGAAGGGCAAGGCCCGTTCGGCGATGCTGCTGGACCAGAAAGTCGCTCGCAGCCAGCTTACCTCCGAGCAACGCGAAACCACGCTGGCGCGGATTCACACCACGAACAGCGACGCTGACCTGGCCGGTTGCGATCTGATCATCGAAGCGGTGTTTGAAGACCGCGCCCTCAAAGCCAAGGTGTCGGCTGCCGCTCAGGCAGTGGCGGGGCATGACGCGGTGGTCGCCTCCAACACCTCGACCTTGCCCATCAGCGGCCTGGCCATGGCTGTAGCGGACCCGACGAAGTTTATCGGGCTGCACTTCTTCAGCCCGGTGGAAAAAATGCCCTTGGTGGAAATCATCAAGGGTGCCCGCACCAGCGACGAGACCCTGGCCCGGGGTTTTGATTTCGTCCTGCAGATCAACAAGACGCCGATTGTGGTCAACGACAGTCGCGGTTTCTTTACCTCCCGGGTCTTCGGCACCTTTACCAATGAAGGTATCGCCATGCTTGGCGAGGGCGTGAGTGCGCCGATGATCGAGACCGAAGCGCGCAAGGCCGGGATGCCGGTTGGGCCTCTGGCGGTCTCTGACGAAGTTTCCCTCAGCCTTATGAGCCATATCCGCAAACAAACCGCCCAGGATCTGAAATTGGAGGGGAAAACGCCCGTCGAGCACCCAGCATTCGCCGTGATTGACTTGCTGCTTAACGAATACAAGCGGCCGGGCAAGGCCGCTGGTGCGGGTTTCTATGAATATCCGGCCGGTGGGCCGAAGCACTTGTGGCCGGGACTCAAAAGCCGTTTCGAGAAAGCCGACGGACAGATTTCGCCGCAGGACATCCGTGATCGCCTGCTGTTCATCCAGGCCCTGGAAACCGTGCGCTGTGTGGAGGAAGGCGTGCTCACTTCGACGGCCGAGGCCAATGTCGGTTCGATCTTCGGTATTGGCTTCGCGGCCTGGACCGGTGGTGCGTTGCAGTTCATCAACCAGTACGGCCTGCAGGATTTTGTCGCTCGCGCCCAGTATCTGGCCGAGCAATACGGCGAGCGTTTTTCGCCACCCGCCTTGTTGTTGAACAAAGCCGTCAGGCAGGAACTTTTCTGA
- a CDS encoding acetyl-CoA C-acetyltransferase, with the protein MIQALIFDALRTPRGKGKADGALHSVKPVNLVGGLLIALRQRMSLDTSQVDDIVLGCVTPVGEQGADIAKTAALIADWDVSVAGVQLNRFCASGLEAVNLAAMKVRSGFEDLVVAGGVESMSRVPMGSDGGAWALDPQSNLHGHFTPQGIGADLIATLEGFSRADVDAYALHSQQKAARARADGSFDKSLVAVRDRNGIVLLDHDEFIRADSTLEGLGKLKPSFEAMGQMGFDGTALRVYSHVERINHVHTPGNSSGIVDGAALMLIGSEAKGRALGLRPRARIVATAVTSTDPTIMLTGPAPATRKALAKAGLRVEDIDLFEVNEAFASVVLKFIKDMAIDPAKVNVNGGSIAMGHPLGATGCAILGTLLDELEARRLRYGLATLCVGGGMGIATVIERL; encoded by the coding sequence ATGATCCAAGCTTTGATTTTCGATGCATTACGCACGCCTCGCGGCAAGGGCAAGGCCGATGGCGCGCTGCACAGCGTCAAGCCGGTGAACCTGGTGGGGGGGCTGCTCATTGCGTTGCGCCAACGCATGAGCCTGGACACCAGCCAGGTCGACGACATCGTGCTGGGTTGTGTAACGCCAGTGGGCGAGCAGGGCGCCGACATCGCCAAGACCGCCGCTCTGATCGCCGACTGGGACGTCAGCGTGGCAGGTGTGCAGCTCAATCGGTTTTGCGCCTCGGGTCTGGAAGCGGTGAACCTGGCGGCCATGAAAGTGCGATCCGGGTTCGAGGACCTGGTCGTGGCTGGCGGCGTCGAATCCATGTCCCGGGTGCCTATGGGCAGCGATGGTGGTGCGTGGGCGCTTGACCCGCAATCCAACCTGCATGGCCACTTCACCCCTCAGGGCATCGGCGCCGACCTGATCGCTACTCTGGAAGGCTTCAGTCGCGCGGATGTCGATGCCTACGCGTTGCATTCCCAGCAAAAAGCGGCGCGGGCCCGGGCTGACGGCTCGTTCGACAAATCGCTGGTGGCGGTGCGGGACCGGAATGGCATCGTGCTGCTGGACCACGACGAATTCATCCGCGCCGACTCGACGCTCGAAGGCCTGGGCAAGCTCAAGCCAAGTTTCGAAGCCATGGGCCAGATGGGCTTCGACGGTACGGCGCTGCGGGTCTATAGCCACGTTGAACGAATCAACCATGTGCACACGCCGGGTAACAGTTCCGGCATCGTCGATGGTGCGGCGCTGATGTTGATCGGTTCCGAAGCCAAGGGGCGCGCATTGGGCTTGCGACCCCGGGCGCGGATCGTCGCCACCGCCGTCACCAGCACCGACCCGACGATCATGCTCACCGGCCCGGCGCCGGCCACCCGCAAGGCCTTGGCCAAGGCTGGGTTGCGGGTGGAGGACATCGATCTGTTCGAAGTCAACGAAGCCTTCGCCTCGGTAGTGCTCAAGTTCATCAAGGACATGGCCATCGACCCCGCCAAGGTCAACGTCAACGGTGGCTCCATCGCCATGGGGCACCCCTTGGGCGCCACCGGGTGCGCAATCCTCGGCACTCTGCTCGATGAGTTGGAGGCGCGTCGCCTGCGCTATGGTCTGGCGACCTTGTGTGTCGGCGGCGGCATGGGCATTGCCACTGTGATCGAACGCCTCTGA
- a CDS encoding cytochrome c — protein sequence MKALIVFGALLLSTPLYAAQLVLELGANARTWQTEELLKHPEAQTVQITDDVSYKKPMSYRAVPLTALLAGVQSDEHLQAVALDGFAAEMPAAPLLNKSGARAWLAIEDPAKPWPALGEGKHSAGPFYLVWTNPQAGHISPEQWPYALASIKRLSAVAERFPALLPSPSLAKDDPVNKGFELFQKNCLACHRLNGAGDAQFGPDLNIPFNPTEYFSGDFLKRYIRDPQNLRSWPQGKMPGFSEAVLPDSELDLLVGYLKHMAGRKQPLKQ from the coding sequence TTGAAAGCTCTCATTGTGTTCGGGGCGTTGCTGCTCAGCACGCCCCTGTATGCCGCGCAGCTGGTGCTGGAGCTGGGCGCGAATGCGCGCACCTGGCAAACCGAAGAACTGCTCAAGCATCCTGAAGCCCAGACAGTCCAGATCACTGACGACGTTTCCTACAAGAAACCGATGAGTTATCGCGCCGTCCCGCTGACGGCATTGTTGGCTGGCGTCCAGTCGGACGAGCATCTGCAAGCCGTGGCGCTGGATGGTTTCGCCGCCGAAATGCCCGCCGCGCCACTACTCAATAAGAGCGGCGCCCGGGCCTGGTTGGCGATTGAGGACCCGGCCAAGCCCTGGCCTGCGCTGGGCGAAGGCAAGCACAGTGCCGGGCCTTTCTATCTGGTTTGGACGAACCCGCAGGCGGGCCATATCAGCCCTGAACAATGGCCGTACGCGCTGGCGAGCATCAAGCGTCTGTCCGCGGTGGCCGAACGCTTCCCGGCCCTGCTACCGTCACCCAGCCTGGCCAAGGACGATCCGGTCAATAAAGGCTTCGAGCTGTTCCAGAAGAACTGCCTGGCCTGCCATCGGCTCAATGGCGCGGGCGATGCGCAGTTCGGCCCGGACCTGAACATTCCCTTCAACCCGACCGAATACTTCTCGGGGGATTTCCTCAAACGCTATATCCGTGATCCACAGAATCTGCGTAGCTGGCCCCAGGGCAAGATGCCGGGGTTCTCGGAGGCGGTGCTACCGGACTCGGAGCTGGATTTGTTGGTGGGCTATTTGAAGCATATGGCGGGACGCAAACAGCCGTTGAAGCAGTAA
- a CDS encoding transglutaminase family protein codes for MRLSISHETTYHYEDQVRASIQYLRLTPHDSERQHVLSWQLDLPRPVRAQLDPFGNIFHVLTLDEPHETIIIGARGQVDIDPLHEAEHESQSALPFLRFTRLTEADEALRAFAQQQCKQRRDRTALIDLMYGLNQHMTYTPGATEVETSAAQAFAGGSGVCQDHAHAFLACARSLGVPARYVSGYLFSDNSEQLVSHAWAEAWLDDAWYSFDVTNQLVRPERHLKLAVGLDYLDACPVRGMRRGGGFEQMHAKVVVTPAPVISVQQQ; via the coding sequence ATGAGACTCTCAATCAGCCACGAAACGACCTACCACTATGAAGACCAGGTTCGTGCCAGCATCCAGTACCTGCGCCTGACGCCCCACGACAGCGAACGCCAGCATGTGCTCAGCTGGCAACTGGATTTGCCACGGCCGGTACGGGCGCAGCTGGATCCGTTCGGCAACATCTTTCATGTACTCACCCTCGACGAACCCCACGAAACGATCATCATCGGCGCGCGCGGACAGGTGGACATCGATCCGTTGCACGAAGCCGAGCATGAGAGCCAGTCGGCGCTGCCATTCCTGCGGTTCACCCGATTGACTGAAGCGGACGAAGCTCTTCGCGCGTTTGCCCAGCAGCAATGCAAACAGCGTCGTGATCGCACGGCATTGATCGATTTGATGTACGGGCTGAACCAGCACATGACCTACACACCCGGCGCCACGGAGGTCGAGACCAGCGCAGCCCAGGCTTTTGCTGGTGGTAGCGGGGTGTGTCAGGACCACGCCCACGCATTCCTGGCCTGTGCCCGCAGTCTTGGCGTGCCAGCGCGGTACGTGTCGGGCTATCTGTTCAGCGACAACAGCGAACAGCTGGTCAGCCACGCCTGGGCCGAGGCCTGGCTCGATGACGCCTGGTACAGCTTCGATGTGACCAACCAACTGGTCCGCCCGGAACGACACCTGAAACTGGCCGTGGGCCTGGATTACCTGGATGCCTGCCCGGTGCGGGGCATGCGTCGCGGGGGTGGGTTTGAGCAGATGCATGCCAAGGTGGTCGTGACACCGGCGCCGGTGATCTCGGTGCAACAACAGTAA